A single genomic interval of Granulicella tundricola MP5ACTX9 harbors:
- a CDS encoding short-chain fatty acid transporter, with protein sequence MKTETMHQSVTPSIQEPTFTKQTLLGRCTAVSVYLFENLMPDPFVFAVLLTFVGAALAWWLAPNATPVSIVGAWYAGIFALFTFAFQMVIMLVAGYALATAPPVHRLLARIASLATTPASAISLTIVVGMLASWLNWGLGLVTAALIAREIAKRVKVDFGWLVAAAYSGFVISTEGLSGSIALSQATHGSALNIVEKVTGHGLPLSQTVFTTFNLVPIAVLLIVLPIVFRYLAPTPEATLYADPERLRAEDQQKPILEAPDTFGARLDHAWILNVLLALFGFFALAMEFKRTHGAVDLNSVIIVLLMLGLLLHWRPAAYVAAVKHAARISGPLVLQYPLYGGLMGIITTTGLAAVLSKIFIRYSTAHTLPFFTYLTSLVITLFVPSGGGHWAVQGPFAIPAAQNLHASLAGTTMAVAMGESVANMLQPFFALPILAIAGIRMRRMMGFMVVTFLISLVVFGASLLLLVPAAQ encoded by the coding sequence GTGAAGACTGAGACCATGCATCAGAGTGTTACGCCTTCGATCCAGGAACCGACCTTTACGAAGCAGACACTGCTTGGGCGCTGCACCGCAGTCTCGGTCTACCTCTTTGAAAACCTCATGCCGGACCCTTTCGTCTTCGCCGTCCTGTTGACGTTTGTGGGCGCGGCGCTGGCCTGGTGGCTTGCGCCAAATGCCACCCCCGTCAGCATCGTGGGGGCGTGGTACGCGGGTATCTTCGCATTGTTCACCTTTGCGTTCCAGATGGTGATCATGTTGGTTGCGGGTTACGCTCTCGCCACCGCGCCACCGGTGCATCGTCTGCTCGCACGCATCGCTTCCCTGGCTACGACGCCTGCCTCCGCCATCTCGCTTACGATCGTCGTCGGTATGCTCGCATCCTGGTTGAACTGGGGGCTGGGACTCGTCACCGCTGCGCTCATCGCGCGGGAGATAGCCAAGCGAGTCAAGGTCGACTTCGGTTGGCTGGTCGCGGCTGCTTACAGCGGCTTCGTCATCTCTACGGAAGGACTCTCCGGATCGATTGCGCTCTCGCAGGCGACGCACGGCTCCGCGCTTAACATCGTGGAGAAGGTGACCGGACACGGCCTGCCCCTCTCGCAGACTGTCTTCACGACGTTCAATCTCGTCCCCATCGCCGTTCTCTTGATCGTGCTGCCCATCGTATTCCGTTATCTGGCGCCCACGCCTGAGGCCACGCTATACGCTGACCCGGAGAGGCTGCGTGCAGAGGATCAGCAGAAGCCCATCCTTGAGGCGCCCGATACCTTTGGCGCACGGCTGGATCATGCCTGGATCCTGAACGTCCTGCTTGCGCTGTTCGGTTTCTTTGCGCTGGCCATGGAGTTCAAGCGTACGCACGGCGCGGTGGACCTGAACTCCGTCATCATCGTCCTGTTGATGCTGGGGCTCCTGCTGCACTGGAGGCCGGCGGCGTATGTAGCCGCGGTCAAGCATGCGGCACGCATCTCCGGGCCCCTGGTGTTGCAGTATCCGCTCTATGGAGGCTTGATGGGGATTATTACAACTACGGGGCTGGCCGCCGTGCTGTCGAAGATCTTCATCCGATACTCCACGGCGCATACGCTCCCATTCTTTACCTACCTCACGTCGTTGGTCATTACGCTCTTTGTGCCCAGCGGCGGAGGTCACTGGGCGGTACAGGGTCCGTTTGCGATTCCTGCCGCGCAGAACCTCCACGCATCCCTTGCGGGAACAACGATGGCCGTCGCAATGGGCGAGTCCGTCGCGAACATGCTGCAACCATTCTTCGCGCTTCCCATCCTTGCCATTGCGGGCATCCGCATGCGCCGCATGATGGGATTCATGGTCGTCACCTTCCTGATCTCGCTCGTCGTCTTCGGAGCATCGCTCTTGCTCTTGGTTCCCGCAGCGCAGTAA
- a CDS encoding glycoside hydrolase family 28 protein, which produces MRFGLIGLAGLMTVGGVAVAQDTRFVKEPVIPASCVVLGAKLQAVKDHLADADEGKLDTERIQKAMDGCKTGQAVELKTMGESNAFLTGPLELRSGVTLLVDEGVTLYGSRDPKVYEMRLPDAKPGDPIKCGTSLPRPGQFGQEAGMAQVAGLRRGGCRPLISATNVTDAAIMGDGTIDGRGYAKLLGKDFSWWEMARKAEPKDDIYFSTRLLVASHADGLILYRVTLHNSPNFHVAVNQTNGFTAWGVHLLTPVDKTLDARNTDGIDPGSSTNVTIAHSWIDNGDDNIAIKANVKHMSVLDNHFYTGHGMSIGSEATGDEFILVDGLTEDHTTSGIRIKSNVTRGGYDHDLTYKNICMRGVKNPIAISPYYTNQTTEGFVDPGYTGTKIPDYKKIRLENIYATTPGDVLIAGLNDDHRTEITLKGVQVAGITAAQTHLAFVDIALEGAGSNLNLTGGKGVKVTGVAEGKGGSTDACANVFVPMR; this is translated from the coding sequence ATGCGCTTTGGATTGATCGGTTTAGCTGGACTGATGACGGTGGGCGGCGTGGCCGTGGCGCAGGATACAAGGTTTGTGAAGGAGCCGGTGATCCCTGCGAGCTGCGTGGTCCTGGGGGCGAAGCTGCAGGCCGTGAAGGACCATCTGGCGGACGCTGACGAGGGCAAGCTGGACACGGAGCGTATCCAGAAGGCGATGGACGGCTGCAAGACCGGGCAGGCGGTGGAGCTGAAGACGATGGGGGAGAGCAACGCGTTCCTGACGGGGCCGCTGGAGCTGCGGAGCGGGGTGACGCTGCTGGTGGATGAGGGGGTGACGCTGTATGGCTCGCGCGATCCAAAGGTCTACGAGATGAGGCTGCCGGATGCGAAGCCGGGCGACCCGATCAAGTGCGGGACTTCCCTGCCGCGGCCGGGACAGTTTGGGCAGGAGGCGGGGATGGCGCAGGTGGCGGGTCTGCGGCGCGGCGGTTGCAGGCCGCTGATCTCCGCGACGAATGTGACGGACGCGGCGATCATGGGGGATGGGACGATCGACGGGCGAGGCTATGCGAAGCTGCTGGGCAAGGACTTCAGCTGGTGGGAGATGGCCAGGAAGGCGGAGCCGAAGGACGATATTTACTTTTCCACGCGGCTGCTGGTGGCGAGCCATGCGGATGGGCTCATCCTGTACCGGGTGACGCTGCACAACTCGCCCAACTTCCATGTGGCTGTGAATCAGACGAACGGGTTCACGGCGTGGGGAGTGCATCTGCTGACGCCGGTGGATAAGACGCTGGATGCGCGGAATACGGATGGGATCGATCCGGGCAGTTCAACCAATGTGACGATTGCACATAGCTGGATCGATAACGGGGACGACAACATTGCGATCAAGGCCAATGTGAAGCACATGAGCGTGCTGGATAATCACTTTTATACCGGGCATGGGATGTCGATCGGCTCCGAGGCGACGGGTGACGAGTTCATCCTGGTGGATGGGCTGACGGAGGATCACACGACCAGCGGGATCAGGATCAAGAGCAATGTGACTCGCGGCGGGTATGACCATGACCTGACGTATAAGAACATCTGCATGCGCGGGGTGAAGAATCCGATTGCCATCTCGCCTTATTACACGAACCAGACGACGGAGGGCTTTGTGGACCCGGGGTATACGGGGACGAAGATTCCGGACTACAAGAAGATTCGGTTGGAGAATATCTACGCGACTACGCCGGGGGATGTGCTGATTGCGGGGCTGAATGACGATCACCGGACGGAGATTACGCTGAAGGGCGTGCAGGTGGCCGGGATTACGGCTGCACAGACGCACCTGGCGTTTGTGGATATCGCGCTGGAAGGTGCGGGGAGCAACCTGAACCTGACGGGGGGCAAGGGTGTGAAGGTCACTGGGGTTGCTGAGGGGAAGGGTGGATCGACTGACGCTTGTGCGAATGTGTTTGTGCCGATGCGGTAG
- a CDS encoding PstS family phosphate ABC transporter substrate-binding protein, with product MNQISHVDQCNSPTTVRRLGRAAFCCSLAFLSAAAFGQKTGHAALVDPSLPKYTSEPVTPPKPGDRGYVMPDGSIRIVGFDDMAGMVDRWDKLFTSTHANVKFTPILKGNGTGIPAITYDMSLLAPEGGGATLLDLLPYEKIYGSKKDPVAALIIRVAHGSLNPTAKMSPLGIIVNKSNPIKSLTLAQVASMFSTGSGSGDVTGWSQIGMGGSFAEKPIHPVGLYYDAYQRPEDDHMGEYMMYRKMGKFPGSVFSPRYEQFLHYDDVVKSVAGDPLAIGIVALNKVNSSVRVVPMVGNDGHTLTTGTVKELMANEYPYERDLYLYIRREPGTPLDPLVKEYVRLALSKAGQEAVAQDAKGYLPLNAADAKKELEKLDRASTWAPRSKQGPKLNFPFPSPEPEDQ from the coding sequence ATGAATCAGATCTCACACGTTGATCAATGCAACTCGCCCACCACAGTGCGACGGTTGGGGCGAGCGGCGTTCTGCTGCTCGTTAGCGTTTCTCTCAGCGGCTGCTTTCGGTCAAAAGACCGGACACGCGGCGCTGGTGGACCCCAGCCTGCCGAAGTACACCTCTGAACCGGTGACGCCGCCCAAGCCCGGCGACCGTGGATATGTGATGCCGGACGGATCGATCCGCATCGTGGGCTTCGACGATATGGCGGGTATGGTGGATCGCTGGGACAAGCTCTTCACCAGCACCCATGCCAACGTCAAGTTCACGCCGATCCTGAAAGGGAATGGGACAGGCATCCCAGCAATCACCTACGACATGTCGCTGCTCGCGCCGGAGGGCGGCGGCGCTACCCTGCTGGACCTGTTGCCGTACGAGAAGATCTACGGCTCCAAGAAAGACCCGGTCGCCGCGCTGATCATCCGGGTTGCGCATGGATCGCTGAACCCCACGGCCAAGATGAGTCCGCTGGGGATCATCGTCAACAAGAGCAATCCCATCAAGTCGCTGACGTTGGCGCAGGTCGCTTCGATGTTCTCGACTGGAAGCGGCAGCGGCGACGTGACCGGGTGGAGCCAGATCGGCATGGGCGGCTCGTTCGCTGAAAAACCCATCCACCCGGTTGGACTTTATTACGACGCCTACCAGCGCCCTGAGGACGACCACATGGGCGAGTACATGATGTACCGGAAGATGGGTAAGTTTCCGGGCTCCGTCTTCTCGCCGCGTTATGAGCAGTTCCTCCATTACGACGACGTGGTGAAGTCGGTCGCGGGCGATCCGCTTGCGATCGGGATCGTCGCCTTGAACAAGGTGAACAGCTCTGTGCGTGTGGTGCCGATGGTGGGCAACGACGGGCACACGTTGACCACCGGCACCGTCAAGGAGTTGATGGCGAATGAATATCCCTATGAGCGGGACCTGTATCTCTACATCCGGCGCGAGCCTGGTACACCGCTTGATCCGCTGGTCAAAGAGTACGTCAGGCTGGCACTTTCAAAGGCGGGCCAGGAGGCGGTGGCCCAGGACGCAAAGGGTTATCTTCCACTGAATGCGGCCGACGCCAAGAAGGAGCTTGAAAAGCTGGATCGCGCCAGCACCTGGGCACCCCGCTCCAAGCAAGGCCCCAAGTTGAACTTCCCCTTTCCTTCTCCCGAACCTGAGGATCAATAG
- a CDS encoding sensor histidine kinase, translating to MLSPHSLVRQTILVVLGAELLCVLAFSVTALEHERHTRRHAFDAMLKGRSDSVLATIQDAEDPADPLRMDDSEVHPQAGDAYAVYNLDGGLVSSSPNAPSALIQRKADGFSDEIVHGHPYRILQRSAARVLDRSDTNSPVVRRVTILYAANTEHIGHEIREAAAFYFAVSLVGFLLTTLILVVLLRRILHPIQELADKAAAVSVSAPQFEAPASALRLLELRPLAQTLTTAITGLRLALAYERNFVGDAAHELKTAVAVVRSSIQLLMLRSRSREEYARGLEVLLKDNRRVEDLVEQMLLLARMEERGREVELTDLAIPAATVVSTLTNYAEMRGVHLLLDAAGDAFTGMSPEKAEVLLSNLLTNAIQHSPHGSQVEVRCRVEDKTVLLQVEDHGAGISAAALPHVYERFYREDVSRSRETGGTGLGLAVCKSIVDGAGGSISIASTVAVGTTVTLKLRLRQPSSA from the coding sequence ATGCTGAGCCCGCATTCACTTGTCCGGCAGACCATTCTGGTTGTTCTGGGCGCGGAGCTGCTTTGTGTCCTCGCCTTCTCCGTCACTGCGCTGGAGCATGAAAGGCATACTCGCCGTCATGCCTTCGACGCGATGTTAAAGGGGCGCTCTGACTCTGTCCTCGCGACAATCCAGGATGCTGAGGACCCCGCCGACCCGTTGCGGATGGATGATTCTGAGGTGCATCCGCAGGCGGGCGATGCATATGCCGTGTACAACCTGGATGGTGGCTTGGTGTCGTCATCGCCCAATGCCCCGTCAGCGTTGATCCAGCGGAAAGCCGATGGATTCTCCGATGAGATCGTTCATGGTCATCCGTATCGCATCCTACAGCGCAGCGCAGCCCGCGTATTGGACCGCTCCGATACAAACTCTCCGGTCGTTCGCCGCGTCACGATCCTCTACGCGGCAAACACGGAGCACATCGGCCATGAGATCAGGGAGGCTGCCGCTTTCTACTTCGCAGTCAGTCTTGTGGGCTTCCTGCTGACAACCCTCATCCTGGTCGTGCTGCTGCGGCGCATCCTCCATCCTATTCAGGAGCTGGCCGATAAGGCAGCCGCCGTCTCGGTATCAGCACCCCAGTTTGAAGCCCCAGCCTCCGCGCTGCGCTTGTTGGAGCTGCGTCCCCTGGCACAAACGCTGACGACCGCCATCACAGGCCTACGCCTGGCGCTGGCGTATGAGCGCAACTTTGTGGGTGATGCCGCGCACGAACTGAAGACCGCGGTTGCGGTCGTCCGGTCTTCCATCCAACTGCTCATGCTGCGCAGCCGGTCGCGTGAGGAGTATGCACGGGGGCTTGAGGTTCTCTTGAAGGACAACCGCCGCGTGGAGGATCTGGTTGAGCAGATGTTGCTCCTCGCGCGGATGGAAGAGAGAGGCCGCGAGGTCGAGCTCACAGACCTGGCGATCCCGGCTGCAACAGTGGTCTCCACGTTGACCAATTATGCGGAGATGCGTGGCGTTCACCTTCTCCTCGATGCGGCTGGGGACGCGTTCACCGGCATGAGCCCGGAGAAGGCGGAGGTACTGCTCTCCAATCTCCTGACGAACGCAATCCAGCATAGCCCGCATGGATCGCAGGTTGAGGTCAGGTGCCGCGTTGAGGACAAGACAGTTCTGCTGCAGGTCGAAGATCACGGTGCGGGCATCTCCGCAGCGGCGCTTCCGCATGTCTATGAGAGGTTTTATCGAGAGGACGTCTCTCGCAGCCGCGAAACAGGCGGCACCGGCCTTGGGCTTGCGGTCTGCAAGTCCATCGTGGACGGAGCCGGGGGAAGCATCTCCATTGCGAGTACGGTTGCAGTAGGCACTACAGTGACGCTTAAACTGCGACTCCGCCAGCCGTCGTCGGCTTAG
- a CDS encoding PstS family phosphate ABC transporter substrate-binding protein — MLSAAAQAQTDITQLPYTSKHVTVPADRPYTVAPNTAFVAGNDVLIPLFDKLDKRWAEVEPDVHFKKIMMGSTLSVEGLVSEKSAFGPIGRGNRRPEEDYFTQRFGYAPTYLKIGYDSNPNNKLSTGIWVNASNPIKSITLAQAAAIFTTGSGTGDITHWSQLGVEGEFGEVPIHPYVTRDTSAILAMIDEMRDKFGGRPFTSQVEWLPTEEAAINSVAQDAFGMVLMDYWNNVAVMKGVTTWKHLPDFGPRIKFVPMAYEAGGTLSDGTLTGPLHPMASAIGININRVPGKPLDPWLKAYCEFLLSKDVQDIIGSPEMRKVGFRPLQPGEAAEELKKIE; from the coding sequence ATGCTGAGCGCCGCGGCCCAGGCGCAGACCGATATCACGCAGCTTCCCTATACCTCCAAGCATGTGACCGTACCCGCCGATCGTCCTTATACTGTGGCTCCGAATACGGCGTTCGTGGCCGGCAACGACGTTCTCATTCCGCTGTTCGACAAGCTGGATAAGCGCTGGGCCGAAGTTGAGCCCGACGTTCACTTCAAAAAGATCATGATGGGCTCGACACTCTCGGTGGAAGGCCTGGTGTCGGAGAAGTCTGCGTTCGGGCCGATCGGCCGTGGCAATCGCCGGCCTGAGGAGGACTACTTCACCCAGCGCTTCGGTTACGCTCCGACGTATCTGAAGATCGGGTATGACAGCAACCCGAACAACAAGCTTTCTACCGGCATCTGGGTCAACGCGAGCAATCCCATCAAATCGATCACGCTGGCGCAGGCTGCAGCCATCTTCACCACCGGCAGCGGCACTGGCGATATCACGCACTGGTCGCAGCTTGGCGTGGAAGGCGAGTTTGGCGAAGTGCCGATCCATCCGTATGTGACGCGAGATACCTCCGCCATTCTGGCGATGATCGACGAGATGCGCGACAAGTTCGGCGGTCGCCCCTTCACGTCACAGGTGGAGTGGCTGCCAACGGAAGAGGCGGCCATCAACTCCGTCGCGCAAGATGCCTTCGGCATGGTGCTGATGGACTACTGGAACAACGTTGCCGTGATGAAAGGCGTCACGACCTGGAAGCATCTACCTGATTTCGGTCCTCGCATCAAGTTCGTGCCGATGGCTTATGAGGCCGGTGGCACGCTCTCCGATGGCACGTTGACCGGACCACTGCATCCCATGGCTTCGGCCATCGGCATCAACATCAACAGGGTGCCGGGTAAACCGCTCGATCCATGGCTCAAGGCGTACTGCGAGTTCCTGCTCTCCAAGGATGTGCAGGATATTATCGGCTCGCCGGAGATGCGTAAGGTGGGCTTCCGTCCGCTCCAGCCCGGAGAGGCCGCTGAAGAGCTGAAAAAGATCGAGTAA